In Carya illinoinensis cultivar Pawnee chromosome 10, C.illinoinensisPawnee_v1, whole genome shotgun sequence, one DNA window encodes the following:
- the LOC122279466 gene encoding aquaporin NIP1-2-like has protein sequence MAEEAVSNGNHAVVLNVKEGDANHTSSTSKINHEEGFFISVPFVQKMIAEAVGTYFLIFAGCAAVVVNMGNDKVVTQPGISIVWGLAVMVLVYSVGHISGAHFNPAVTIAFATCKRFPWKQVPTYVFAQVLGSTMASGTLRLIFNGHQNFFAGTLPSGSEVQSFVLEFIITFYLMFVISGVATDNRAIGELAGLAVGSTVLLNVMFAGPISGASMNPARSLGPAFVHNEYRGIWVYIAGPILGAVSGALVYNLIRFTDKPLREITKSGSFLRVSKSNSSI, from the exons ATGGCTGAAGAAGCAGTAAGTAATGGAAACCACGCGGTTGTTTTGAATGTTAAAGAAGGTGATGCTAATCACACCTCCTCTACCTCCAAAATCAACCATGAAGAAGGCTTCTTTATCTCCGTACCATTCGTGCAGAAG ATGATTGCGGAGGCAGTAGGTACATACTTCTTGATATTCGCCGGATGTGCGGCGGTGGTGGTGAATATGGGCAATGACAAGGTGGTGACTCAGCCCGGAATTTCAATCGTTTGGGGACTGGCTGTGATGGTTTTGGTTTACTCCGTTGGCCACATCTCCGGTGCCCATTTTAATCCCGCCGTTACCATAGCCTTTGCCACTTGCAAGAGATTTCCATGGAAACAG GTGCCAACTTACGTATTTGCTCAAGTCCTTGGATCAACAATGGCAAGCGGAACCCTTCGGCTCATATTCAATGGGCACCAGAACTTTTTCGCAGGAACATTGCCGTCGGGGTCAGAAGTGCAGTCTTTTGTCCTGGAGTTCATAATCACATTCTACCTCATGTTTGTAATATCCGGTGTTGCCACCGACAACAGAGCT ATTGGAGAGCTTGCTGGCCTTGCTGTTGGCTCCACAGTCCTACTCAACGTGATGTTTGCAGG GCCGATTTCGGGTGCATCAATGAATCCTGCAAGAAGCTTGGGGCCTGCCTTTGTGCACAATGAATACAGGGGGATATGGGTATACATTGCAGGACCGATTCTTGGGGCTGTATCTGGTGCATTGGTCTATAATTTAATCCGGTTTACGGATAAGCCCTTGCGGGAGATCACCAAGAGTGGCTCGTTCCTAAGAGTGTCGAAGAGTAACAGCTCCATCTGA